From one Vanacampus margaritifer isolate UIUO_Vmar chromosome 12, RoL_Vmar_1.0, whole genome shotgun sequence genomic stretch:
- the myoz1a gene encoding myozenin-1a has protein sequence MPARTPTPTNRRKKPTKVIIDLSKISQDEYEPVVKISEFDLGRKIGTPKDIMLEELSLLKNKGSKMFKIRQQRVDKFIYENNPDIFIGDSMDEMQKYVPGVGGQTGSQTIHLGGYLLSKDASRLHYGGMVFGVGAPMPPPKPESKGGESGGAGGVGGGAGGSAGGQGGDQHGKDGLHGGSGEGSTQKDGGKDDASKKLHLKTYISPWEKAMKGDEALLATLKGIMPGPIHHIELCKYKCFNRSAMPYGGFEKALQFMKFQMPETEKTKVVAEPTVVYGHDINLRPSFNRTPIGWVCTGEPSSIHVELDSVPYDGETEEL, from the exons ATGCCTGCAAGAACACCCACCCCAACAAACAGGAGGAAAAAGCCCACCAAAGTCATAATTGACTTATCAAAAATCTCCCAGGATG AGTACGAGCCCGTGGTGAAGATATCTGAGTTTGACTTGGGAAGAAAGATTGGCACGCCAAAGGACATCATGCTGGAGGAGTTGTCGCTGCTGAAGAACAAAGGCTCCAAGATGTTCAAGATAAGGCAGCAGCGGGTGGACAAGTTCATCTACGAGAACAACCCTGATATTTTCATTGGCGACTCCATG GACGAAATGCAGAAGTATGTCCCAGGGGTGGGCGGTCAGACGGGCAGCCAGACGATACATCTGGGCGGGTATCTCCTCAGCAAGGATGCCAGTCGACTGCATTATGGAGGGATGGTGTTTGGGGTTGGGGCCCCCATGCCTCCACCAAAGCCTGAGAGCAAGGGCGGAGAATCTGGAGGAGCGGGAGGAGTCGGAGGCGGAGCCGGAGGAAGTGCGGGGGGACAAGGCGGAGATCAGCATGGTAAAGATGGATTACATGGAGGATCGGGTGAAGGATCCACACAAAAAG ATGGCGGAAAAGATGACGCATCTAAGAAATTGCACCTGAAGACCTACATATCACCTTGGGAGAAGGCCATGAAGGGCGACGAAGCTTTGCTCGCTACCCTGAAAGGGATCATGCCCGGCCCTATTCATCATATTGAACTGTGCAAGTACAAATGCTTCAACAG GAGTGCCATGCCCTACGGCGGATTTGAAAAGGCCTTACAGTTCATGAAATTCCAAATGCCCGAGACCGAGAAGACCAAAGTGGTAGCTGAGCCCACGGTGGTGTACGGGCACGACATCAACCTGCGACCTTCCTTCAACCGCACACCCATCGGCTGGGTGTGCACCGGCGAGCCCAGCAGCATCCACGTGGAGCTGGACAGCGTGCCCTACGACGGCGAGACCGAGGAGCTCTGA